The following are from one region of the Heliomicrobium undosum genome:
- the gltX gene encoding glutamate--tRNA ligase has protein sequence MENIRVRFAPSPTGPLHIGGARSALFNFLLARRFGGQFIVRVEDTDLERSSRESEDNILDALEWLGITWDEGIRVGGPHAPYRQTERLHTYREAADKLLDEGKAYRCYCSEEELEAERQAFAEKGELPRYGGRCRCLSADDEARFRAEGRKPVIRFRVPDEGAVAIDDLVRGHVSFECAGIGDFIIVKSDGIPTYNFAVVLDDALMAITHVIRGEEHLSNTPRQMLIYDALGLTPPKFAHVSLILGKDRSKMSKRHGSTSVVAYQRQGYLPEALVNFLVLLGWSPGGEEEIFSLDDLIAQFSLDRVAKSPAVFDFEKLNWINGVYLRKADLDRLVTLAMPHLLEAGVVQEPLDETAARKVRYMVQAIQEKVSYMAQIADFIPLFFGDDITFESDEAKAVMTEEQVPKVLNAFLRKLSEGRDLTPDNIKVMLKEVTKETKEKGRNVFMPIRVALTGQQHGPDLNALIAALGRESAVTRMRRAAELAGVAL, from the coding sequence ATGGAAAACATACGCGTTCGCTTCGCCCCCAGCCCGACAGGCCCCCTGCATATCGGCGGCGCCCGTTCGGCCCTCTTCAACTTCCTACTGGCCCGCCGTTTCGGCGGTCAATTCATCGTCCGTGTCGAAGATACCGATCTGGAGCGTTCCAGCCGGGAGAGCGAGGACAACATCCTCGACGCTCTCGAATGGCTGGGCATCACCTGGGACGAGGGCATCCGCGTCGGCGGACCCCACGCCCCCTACCGGCAGACGGAGCGCCTTCACACCTACCGCGAGGCGGCTGACAAGCTGCTGGACGAAGGCAAGGCCTACCGCTGCTACTGCTCGGAAGAAGAACTGGAAGCCGAGCGTCAAGCCTTTGCCGAGAAAGGGGAACTCCCCCGTTACGGCGGCCGCTGCCGCTGCCTCAGCGCCGACGATGAGGCGCGCTTCCGGGCCGAAGGCCGGAAACCGGTCATCCGCTTCCGCGTCCCCGATGAGGGCGCCGTCGCCATCGACGACCTCGTCCGCGGCCATGTCAGCTTTGAATGCGCCGGCATCGGCGATTTCATCATCGTCAAATCGGACGGCATCCCCACCTACAACTTCGCCGTTGTCCTCGACGACGCCCTGATGGCGATCACCCATGTCATCCGCGGTGAGGAACACCTGTCCAACACGCCGCGCCAAATGCTCATCTACGACGCCCTCGGCCTGACGCCGCCCAAGTTCGCCCATGTGTCGCTCATCCTCGGCAAAGACCGCTCCAAGATGAGCAAACGCCATGGCTCCACCTCGGTCGTCGCCTACCAGCGACAGGGCTACCTGCCGGAGGCGCTCGTCAACTTCCTCGTCCTGCTTGGCTGGTCGCCGGGGGGCGAAGAGGAGATCTTCAGCCTCGACGACCTGATCGCCCAGTTCTCCCTCGACCGTGTCGCCAAGAGCCCGGCTGTCTTCGATTTTGAGAAACTGAACTGGATCAACGGCGTCTACCTCCGCAAGGCTGACCTAGACCGCCTCGTCACCCTCGCCATGCCGCACCTGCTCGAAGCCGGCGTCGTCCAGGAACCCCTCGACGAAACGGCGGCGCGCAAGGTCCGCTACATGGTGCAGGCCATCCAGGAGAAGGTCAGTTACATGGCCCAAATCGCCGACTTCATCCCGCTCTTCTTTGGCGACGACATCACCTTTGAGAGCGACGAGGCCAAAGCCGTCATGACCGAAGAACAGGTTCCCAAGGTCCTCAACGCCTTCTTGCGCAAGCTCTCGGAAGGCCGCGACCTGACGCCGGACAACATCAAGGTCATGCTCAAAGAGGTGACCAAGGAGACGAAAGAAAAGGGCCGCAATGTCTTCATGCCCATCCGCGTCGCCTTGACAGGGCAGCAGCACGGGCCTGACCTCAACGCCCTCATTGCCGCCCTGGGCCGGGAAAGCGCCGTCACCCGCATGAGACGGGCGGCGGAACTGGCGGGGGTTGCGCTGTAA
- the cysE gene encoding serine O-acetyltransferase, producing MLARIRKDIQVIFERDPAAKSVWEVVLCYPGFHAILLHRLNHWLYKKGWVVLARFLSQVVRFITGIEIHPGAKIGEGLFIDHGMGVVIGETAEVGDNVTIYQGVTLGGTGKEKGKRHPTIGNNVVVSSGARVLGSITIGDNVKIGAGSVVLKPVPPNCTVVGVPGRIVVQDGVSVRDRQLVDLEHNKLPDPVAEMIFCLQRKISHLEERIAQMEENHGESASVQHPQQGKGDVCSA from the coding sequence ATGCTTGCTCGCATCCGCAAAGACATCCAAGTCATCTTCGAACGGGATCCCGCTGCAAAGTCGGTTTGGGAGGTCGTCCTCTGTTACCCGGGCTTTCACGCCATCCTGCTGCACCGGCTGAACCACTGGCTCTATAAAAAGGGATGGGTCGTCCTGGCCCGCTTCCTCTCCCAGGTGGTGCGCTTTATCACGGGCATCGAGATCCACCCGGGCGCCAAGATCGGCGAGGGCCTCTTCATCGACCATGGCATGGGCGTCGTCATCGGCGAGACGGCTGAAGTGGGCGACAACGTGACCATCTACCAGGGCGTCACCCTGGGCGGGACGGGCAAGGAAAAAGGGAAGCGCCACCCGACCATCGGCAACAACGTCGTCGTCTCATCGGGCGCGCGGGTGCTCGGTTCGATCACCATCGGCGACAACGTCAAGATCGGCGCCGGCTCTGTCGTTTTGAAACCGGTGCCGCCCAACTGCACCGTCGTCGGCGTTCCCGGGCGCATCGTCGTCCAAGACGGCGTCAGTGTGCGGGATCGTCAACTCGTCGACCTGGAACACAACAAACTGCCCGATCCGGTGGCCGAGATGATCTTCTGCCTGCAGCGCAAGATCAGCCATCTCGAGGAACGGATCGCGCAAATGGAGGAGAACCACGGTGAGTCTGCGAGTGTACAACACCCTCAGCAGGGAAAAGGAGACGTTTGTTCCGCATAA
- the cysS gene encoding cysteine--tRNA ligase — MRVYNTLSREKETFVPHKAGRVGMYVCGPTTYDYIHLGNARPLVVFDTVRRYLEHVGYEVEYIQNFTDIDDKIINRANEIGEDPIAMAARFVEEYYRDAKALNVRPATIHPKVSAHMAEIIAMIGALVEKGHAYELDGDVYFSIPSFKDYGKLSGRSLEDLQAGARVDVNERKRHPMDFALWKGAKPGEPSWESPWGQGRPGWHIECSAMSRKYLGDSFDIHGGGQDLIFPHHENEVAQSEACTGVAPMARYWLHNGFITVNQEKMSKSLGNFFTLREILKKFPGDVIRFYLLSTHYRSPIDFDDSKLEAAQKGLQRLRTSRRLIEETLAASGKGGAERPAGQRENLEEQWTAAKNGFREAMDDDFNTALALSMLFDLAREANTFLHGGFTLSPEDRQILLQVGETFNELAGVLGIDLSGGAAAADDSTVDGLMNLLIGLRAEARKKKDWATADRIRDGLKELGIVIEDTPQGARWKKT, encoded by the coding sequence CTGCGAGTGTACAACACCCTCAGCAGGGAAAAGGAGACGTTTGTTCCGCATAAGGCCGGACGCGTCGGCATGTATGTCTGCGGCCCGACAACATATGACTATATCCATCTGGGCAATGCGAGGCCGCTGGTCGTCTTCGATACAGTCCGCCGCTACCTGGAGCATGTCGGCTACGAGGTCGAATATATTCAGAACTTCACCGACATCGACGACAAGATCATCAACCGCGCCAACGAGATCGGCGAAGATCCCATCGCCATGGCCGCCCGTTTTGTGGAAGAATACTACCGCGACGCCAAGGCGCTCAACGTGCGGCCGGCGACCATTCACCCCAAGGTGAGCGCTCACATGGCCGAGATCATCGCCATGATCGGGGCGCTGGTCGAGAAGGGCCACGCCTACGAACTGGACGGAGATGTCTACTTCTCCATCCCCAGCTTCAAAGACTACGGCAAACTCTCGGGCCGTTCTCTTGAGGACCTGCAAGCCGGCGCGCGCGTTGATGTGAACGAACGCAAGCGCCACCCCATGGACTTCGCCCTCTGGAAAGGGGCAAAGCCCGGCGAACCCTCCTGGGAAAGCCCCTGGGGCCAGGGTCGGCCGGGCTGGCATATCGAGTGCTCCGCCATGTCCCGCAAGTACCTTGGCGACTCCTTCGACATCCACGGCGGCGGCCAGGATCTGATCTTCCCCCACCATGAGAATGAAGTCGCCCAATCGGAAGCCTGCACCGGCGTGGCCCCCATGGCCCGCTACTGGCTGCACAACGGCTTTATCACCGTCAACCAGGAGAAGATGTCCAAGTCACTGGGCAACTTCTTCACCCTCCGGGAGATCCTGAAAAAATTCCCCGGCGACGTGATCCGTTTCTACCTCCTCTCCACCCACTACCGCAGCCCCATCGACTTTGACGACAGCAAGCTGGAAGCGGCGCAAAAAGGGCTGCAGCGCCTGCGCACCAGCCGGCGCCTCATCGAAGAGACCTTGGCCGCAAGCGGGAAAGGGGGGGCGGAACGGCCCGCCGGGCAGCGGGAAAATTTGGAGGAACAGTGGACGGCCGCGAAAAACGGCTTCCGCGAGGCCATGGACGACGACTTCAACACCGCCCTCGCCCTGTCCATGCTCTTTGACCTGGCCCGGGAGGCCAACACATTCCTGCACGGCGGCTTCACCCTGTCGCCGGAAGACCGGCAAATCCTGCTCCAGGTGGGTGAAACCTTCAATGAACTGGCCGGCGTGCTCGGCATCGACCTGTCGGGAGGGGCGGCAGCGGCTGATGATTCAACCGTCGATGGTCTGATGAACCTGCTGATCGGCCTCCGCGCCGAGGCGCGGAAGAAAAAGGACTGGGCGACAGCCGACCGCATCCGCGACGGCCTGAAGGAACTGGGCATCGTCATCGAGGATACGCCCCAGGGCGCCCGCTGGAAGAAGACTTGA
- a CDS encoding Mini-ribonuclease 3, whose translation MEKRDEPVEPGCTFMGGGWKDWRGSVPAELPSPLALAYLGDAVYELWVRRTLIEAGVVKVAQLHKQAVELVRAASQVALLRRIEPLLDEEEKEWVRRGRNADSGRSPKSTDVTTYRLSTGFECLVGYWSLARPERLPFLREQLALWLDKRENERGCGSDTLPGMKEMEPK comes from the coding sequence GTGGAAAAAAGGGATGAACCGGTGGAACCAGGTTGCACGTTCATGGGCGGCGGTTGGAAGGACTGGCGCGGCAGCGTCCCGGCCGAACTGCCGTCGCCCCTGGCGCTGGCTTATCTGGGCGACGCCGTCTACGAGTTGTGGGTCCGCCGGACACTGATCGAGGCCGGCGTTGTCAAGGTGGCCCAGTTGCACAAGCAGGCTGTCGAGCTCGTCCGGGCCGCATCACAGGTCGCCCTGTTGCGACGCATCGAACCCCTCCTTGATGAGGAGGAAAAGGAATGGGTGCGCCGTGGCCGCAACGCTGACTCCGGCCGCTCGCCCAAATCGACCGATGTGACCACCTACCGGTTGTCGACAGGCTTCGAATGCCTCGTGGGATATTGGTCGCTCGCGCGGCCGGAGCGCCTGCCTTTCCTGCGGGAGCAGCTCGCCCTGTGGTTGGACAAGCGGGAAAACGAAAGAGGCTGCGGAAGTGACACACTTCCCGGCATGAAGGAAATGGAGCCGAAGTAG
- the rlmB gene encoding 23S rRNA (guanosine(2251)-2'-O)-methyltransferase RlmB has protein sequence MKRERQIPSREKPFGKGPKENRGARKGPGAGEAGERREFRKGPATGGSGDRRDFRKGPAAGGLGDQRDFRKGPAPGEPGDRRDFRKGPGTGGFGERSDFRKGPTAGEPGGRRDFRKGPAGGEIGDRRDFRKGAGETGDRRDFRRGAGGPEERREFGKPFEPRDNREGRESAKPRDGRGRRIAVERPEPEEREDLLAGRQPVMEALKSGRAINKLVIAKGAREGSIREILGMARDKGIPITELERTVLDQEARHHQGIIAHVAPVAYVEVEEILEKAKAKGEPPFVLLLDGLEDPHNIGALLRTAEGAGAHGVVIPKRRGGAITSTVAKASAGAVEYVPIARVTNLVQTVGQLKKAGLWIIGSAMDAPQPYFRQDFKGPVGLIVGSEGKGISPLLREHCDHLVSIPMGGKVDSLNASVAGALLMYERVRQLQEGATTQQ, from the coding sequence ATGAAGAGGGAAAGACAAATTCCTTCCCGTGAAAAGCCCTTTGGGAAAGGGCCGAAAGAAAACCGGGGGGCTCGCAAGGGTCCGGGTGCCGGCGAAGCGGGAGAACGCCGTGAGTTCCGCAAAGGACCGGCGACCGGTGGTTCGGGTGACCGTCGTGACTTCCGCAAGGGTCCTGCCGCCGGCGGTTTGGGTGACCAGCGGGATTTTCGCAAGGGTCCGGCCCCTGGTGAACCGGGGGACCGTCGCGACTTCCGCAAAGGCCCCGGGACCGGCGGTTTCGGCGAAAGAAGCGATTTTCGCAAGGGTCCGACCGCCGGTGAACCGGGAGGCCGCCGCGACTTCCGCAAAGGTCCGGCTGGCGGCGAAATAGGCGACCGTCGCGACTTCCGTAAAGGAGCCGGCGAAACAGGTGACCGTCGCGACTTCCGCAGGGGAGCTGGCGGACCGGAAGAGCGTCGCGAATTCGGCAAGCCCTTCGAGCCGAGAGATAATCGTGAAGGCCGTGAATCGGCAAAACCGCGCGACGGACGCGGTCGGCGCATCGCCGTGGAAAGGCCCGAGCCCGAAGAGCGGGAGGACTTGCTGGCGGGCCGGCAACCTGTCATGGAAGCGCTGAAATCTGGCCGCGCCATCAATAAGCTCGTCATCGCAAAAGGCGCCCGGGAGGGCTCCATCCGGGAGATCCTGGGCATGGCCCGCGATAAAGGCATCCCCATCACCGAACTGGAGCGGACAGTCCTCGACCAGGAGGCGCGCCACCACCAGGGCATCATCGCCCATGTGGCGCCGGTTGCCTATGTAGAGGTAGAGGAGATCCTGGAAAAAGCCAAAGCCAAAGGGGAGCCGCCCTTCGTCCTGCTCCTCGACGGACTGGAGGACCCCCACAACATCGGCGCGCTTTTGCGCACGGCCGAAGGCGCCGGTGCCCATGGCGTCGTCATCCCCAAACGACGCGGCGGGGCGATCACCAGCACCGTCGCCAAAGCCTCAGCCGGCGCCGTCGAATACGTGCCTATCGCCCGGGTGACCAACCTCGTCCAGACGGTAGGACAACTGAAAAAAGCAGGACTTTGGATCATCGGCAGCGCCATGGACGCGCCCCAACCCTATTTCCGCCAGGACTTCAAGGGCCCCGTGGGACTGATCGTCGGCAGTGAAGGCAAGGGAATCAGCCCGCTGCTGCGGGAACACTGTGATCACCTGGTCTCGATCCCCATGGGAGGAAAGGTCGACTCCCTCAACGCCTCTGTCGCCGGCGCGTTGCTCATGTACGAGCGTGTCCGCCAGCTTCAGGAGGGCGCAACGACGCAGCAATAA
- a CDS encoding NYN domain-containing protein has protein sequence MKDTLIVDGYNALNAWPDLHDLRARSFDHARDKLIDILMEYAALQGLRLIVVFDAHHVKGGKERVEERAGARIVYTREEETADRYIERLLGRQVRGNVWVATGDAVEQAIALGRGACRLPVRELHAQVRASTREKKQRLQAGAEGDALDSRLDSRLDEELRRRLEQMRRGLTS, from the coding sequence ATGAAAGACACCCTGATCGTCGACGGGTACAACGCCTTGAACGCCTGGCCCGACCTGCATGATCTGCGCGCCCGCAGCTTCGACCACGCCCGAGACAAACTGATCGACATCCTCATGGAATACGCCGCCCTGCAGGGGCTCCGGCTGATCGTCGTCTTCGATGCCCACCATGTCAAGGGGGGGAAGGAGCGGGTCGAGGAGCGGGCCGGTGCCCGCATCGTCTACACCCGCGAAGAGGAGACGGCCGACCGGTACATCGAGCGCCTGCTGGGGCGGCAGGTCCGCGGCAACGTCTGGGTGGCTACGGGAGACGCTGTCGAGCAGGCCATCGCCCTCGGGCGGGGAGCCTGCCGGCTCCCCGTGCGGGAACTCCACGCCCAAGTCAGGGCGTCGACGCGGGAGAAAAAGCAGCGCCTGCAAGCAGGCGCAGAGGGCGATGCCCTTGACAGCCGCCTCGATAGCCGTCTCGATGAAGAACTCCGCCGGAGACTGGAACAGATGCGCCGCGGCCTGACCTCCTAA
- the sigH gene encoding RNA polymerase sporulation sigma factor SigH, producing the protein MSVNAQRELLDDFEQLVDEEVVEMAKEGDEEALEYLINKYKNFVRAKARSYFLIGADREDIIQEGMIGLYKAIRDFRCDKLSSFRAFAELCITRQIITAIKTATRQKHIPLNSYVSLNKPIYDEDSDRTLLDVISGTKITDPEELIISREEFDDIEEKMGEILSSLEWKVLMSYLEGKSYQEIAVDLKRHVKSIDNALQRVKRKLEKYLENRDEERLAGALRDRCPTREVRFLTKEIVDEPK; encoded by the coding sequence GTGAGTGTGAATGCCCAGAGAGAACTGTTGGACGACTTTGAGCAACTCGTGGACGAAGAAGTCGTAGAAATGGCCAAAGAGGGCGATGAAGAAGCCCTCGAATACCTGATCAACAAATACAAGAACTTCGTTCGCGCCAAAGCGCGTTCCTACTTTTTGATCGGGGCGGATCGGGAGGACATCATTCAGGAAGGGATGATCGGCCTCTACAAAGCGATTCGCGACTTCCGCTGTGATAAGCTTTCCTCCTTTCGCGCCTTTGCCGAGCTATGCATCACCCGCCAGATCATCACGGCCATCAAGACGGCAACCCGTCAGAAGCATATCCCCCTGAACTCTTACGTCTCGTTAAACAAGCCCATCTATGATGAAGACTCTGATCGGACGCTCCTCGATGTCATTTCTGGCACCAAGATCACCGATCCGGAAGAGTTGATCATCAGCCGTGAGGAGTTCGACGATATTGAGGAAAAGATGGGCGAGATCCTGAGTTCTCTCGAATGGAAGGTCCTCATGTCCTATCTGGAGGGCAAGTCCTATCAGGAGATCGCTGTTGATTTAAAGCGGCACGTCAAGTCCATCGACAACGCCTTGCAGCGGGTTAAGCGCAAGTTGGAAAAATACCTGGAAAACCGGGACGAGGAACGTCTGGCCGGCGCCCTGCGCGATCGGTGCCCTACCCGGGAAGTCCGTTTTTTAACCAAAGAAATCGTGGACGAGCCGAAATAA
- the rpmG gene encoding 50S ribosomal protein L33: protein MRVGVTLACTECKRRNYMTNKNKKNDPDRIELKKYCKWCKTQKVHKETK from the coding sequence ATGCGTGTCGGTGTTACCCTGGCCTGCACGGAGTGCAAGCGCCGGAATTACATGACGAACAAGAACAAGAAGAACGATCCTGATCGTATCGAGTTGAAGAAGTACTGCAAATGGTGCAAGACGCAAAAGGTCCATAAAGAGACCAAGTAG
- the secE gene encoding preprotein translocase subunit SecE gives MGEIKQTDKPEKVEKTEKATKATLVKDAAKKGEPAKKPAVTRSSTMERSQNFARGVASEMKKVHWPTRQEVITYTGVVLTAVVFVAALIFVVDEALSLTLKALIK, from the coding sequence GTGGGCGAGATAAAACAAACGGATAAGCCTGAAAAGGTCGAGAAAACAGAAAAAGCGACCAAAGCAACCCTGGTCAAGGACGCTGCCAAAAAAGGGGAGCCGGCAAAAAAACCCGCTGTTACACGTTCTTCAACGATGGAACGCTCCCAGAACTTCGCCCGCGGCGTAGCCAGCGAGATGAAGAAGGTCCATTGGCCGACCCGCCAGGAAGTGATCACCTACACAGGTGTCGTCCTCACCGCTGTCGTCTTCGTGGCGGCGCTGATTTTCGTAGTCGATGAAGCCTTGAGTCTCACGCTGAAAGCATTGATCAAGTGA
- the nusG gene encoding transcription termination/antitermination protein NusG: MEKQWYVIHTYSGYENKVKANLERRVESMNMEDKIFRILVPMEDEVEIKNGKRKVTKRKVFPGYVIVEMIMTDDSWYVVRNTPGVTGFVGPGTKPIPLQPGEAAHILKSMGLDEARTRHDYELKQNVRVISGPFQDFIGTIEDIQPEKGKLKVLVSMFGRETPVELDFSQVEKV, translated from the coding sequence ATGGAAAAGCAGTGGTACGTGATCCATACTTACTCCGGCTATGAGAACAAGGTGAAGGCCAACCTGGAACGCCGTGTCGAATCGATGAACATGGAGGACAAGATCTTTCGCATCCTCGTCCCCATGGAAGACGAAGTCGAGATCAAAAACGGCAAGCGCAAGGTAACGAAGCGCAAGGTCTTCCCAGGTTATGTCATCGTTGAGATGATCATGACGGACGACTCCTGGTATGTAGTGCGCAACACGCCTGGGGTAACCGGCTTTGTGGGTCCGGGAACAAAACCGATTCCCTTGCAGCCTGGCGAAGCGGCGCACATCCTGAAATCGATGGGCCTTGATGAGGCGCGGACCCGCCACGACTATGAACTCAAGCAGAACGTGCGGGTGATCTCCGGGCCTTTTCAGGATTTTATCGGCACCATCGAAGACATTCAGCCGGAAAAAGGCAAGCTGAAGGTGCTCGTCTCCATGTTTGGCAGGGAGACGCCCGTTGAGCTTGATTTTTCACAAGTAGAAAAAGTATAA